The Sphingobium sp. JS3065 genome includes a region encoding these proteins:
- the mobF gene encoding MobF family relaxase: MIHPRRLKGTPANIGRYYTIGDYYTKGGNEPSEWGGKLAASLGLSGPVDPKQFEELLAGKVGDQQLGRRRKEGIQHHPGWDFTISAPKSISILALVTGDERILAAHERAVGVALAYAEEHAELRRRVDGEIVHETTGRLLFARFTEYASREHDPQLHTHVVILNMTNHLNGDRMSSLETRSMYAEQLVMGQIYRNEIARDVRALGHEIVFDPRKGLFEVEGMPGQLIRDYSQRAEQINEHAAEHGLEGQAQRRISFFATRKAKETIGLDDLREQWRVRAEPYREDLDRLQAAAQERGERTIETDPRVARRAALFGIRQNETREAVNNIGRLYRTALASHVGEVRLGDVRPLYDAQENKGKLLVTVRQTGDQPLPRGRTSRRTAKLELALSEHLSLAMGDAKPVATRERLEEAATAARLKPEQTAALIAIGSGTNRAVGVHGVGGAGKSTLVAALVDATRDDYTTVALAPTSSAAAELGHKAGIESRTLASLLASGGYGITDRHILALDEAGQLGNRQALRVLEISRATGARLIFLGDNKQTGAIEQGKAYWLLQQLGLPTSQLKESRRHLTDATQEAADMARKGDYAASLAALDRVTTGDTAENLAKAMVADWTRLKPEIRGETNILVLDNATRLIVNSHIREVLKREGTVAAEDHRLEVLTPSGLTDQEKQMARFYSAGQVLKFTRDNPRLGIARDADYRVVGVGRNNHGRQVVRLVDEHGRQIEWRPGLGKAAHVNVFLPEKRDLAQGDRIQWRLVNKELEVKNAERGTVLALEGNIATIRWDRGERVQQVDLSVHRTWDHGYSETVYSSQSKTYDRVYALAPVESGLVNGQNYYTAITRAAYGVKLWTESQQRLAEKLASRSGEKTSSLEGLGRIRADSHKMRGLRHKDRHDRSREENARERAARNAEREQRERKRQGRSEPRPNSLAEILAGRAQEAASLVDRFLRGTIERDRQHAPAEPDRAGTREPVHQPEPQSQPQPQHDHGDRGGGHDR; the protein is encoded by the coding sequence ATGATCCATCCTCGCCGCCTCAAGGGGACACCCGCCAATATCGGCCGCTACTATACAATCGGCGACTATTATACCAAGGGCGGCAACGAACCCTCCGAATGGGGCGGCAAGCTCGCCGCCAGCCTCGGCCTGTCCGGGCCTGTCGACCCCAAGCAGTTCGAGGAACTGCTCGCCGGCAAGGTCGGCGACCAGCAGCTCGGTCGCCGGCGCAAGGAAGGCATCCAGCATCATCCCGGCTGGGATTTCACGATCAGCGCGCCCAAGTCGATCTCGATCCTGGCGCTGGTCACGGGCGACGAGCGCATCCTTGCCGCGCACGAGCGGGCGGTCGGGGTTGCGCTTGCCTATGCCGAGGAACATGCCGAGCTGCGCCGCCGGGTGGACGGCGAGATCGTCCACGAGACGACGGGCCGGCTGCTGTTCGCGCGTTTCACCGAATATGCCAGCCGCGAGCACGACCCGCAGCTCCATACCCATGTCGTCATTCTCAACATGACCAACCATCTCAATGGCGACCGCATGTCGAGTCTCGAGACGCGCTCGATGTATGCCGAGCAGCTCGTCATGGGTCAGATCTATCGCAACGAGATTGCCCGCGACGTGCGCGCGCTGGGGCATGAGATCGTGTTCGATCCGCGTAAGGGGCTGTTCGAGGTCGAAGGCATGCCCGGCCAGCTTATCCGTGACTATTCGCAGCGCGCCGAGCAGATCAACGAGCATGCCGCGGAGCACGGGCTTGAGGGACAGGCCCAGCGCCGGATCTCCTTCTTCGCGACCCGAAAGGCCAAGGAGACGATCGGCCTCGATGACCTGCGCGAGCAATGGCGCGTGCGTGCTGAACCCTATCGTGAAGATCTCGACAGGCTCCAGGCCGCGGCGCAGGAGCGGGGTGAACGAACCATCGAGACCGATCCGCGCGTTGCCCGCCGCGCCGCTCTGTTCGGCATCCGCCAGAATGAAACGCGCGAGGCGGTCAACAATATAGGCCGTCTCTATCGCACCGCGCTCGCATCGCATGTCGGTGAGGTCCGCCTGGGCGACGTGCGGCCGCTCTACGATGCGCAGGAGAACAAGGGCAAGCTGCTGGTCACGGTGCGCCAGACCGGCGACCAGCCGCTTCCGCGCGGCCGGACATCGCGCCGGACCGCCAAACTCGAACTCGCCCTGTCCGAGCATCTGTCGCTGGCCATGGGCGATGCGAAGCCGGTTGCCACCCGTGAACGGCTGGAAGAGGCTGCGACGGCCGCCAGGCTGAAGCCCGAACAGACCGCGGCGCTGATCGCCATCGGCAGCGGCACAAACCGGGCGGTCGGCGTGCATGGTGTCGGCGGCGCAGGCAAATCCACCCTGGTCGCCGCGTTGGTCGATGCGACCCGCGACGACTATACCACCGTGGCGCTCGCACCGACCTCTTCGGCGGCGGCGGAACTCGGGCACAAGGCGGGCATCGAATCCCGCACGCTCGCCTCGCTGCTCGCGAGCGGCGGTTATGGCATTACCGACAGGCATATTCTCGCGCTCGACGAGGCGGGCCAGCTCGGCAACCGCCAGGCGCTGCGCGTGCTGGAGATCAGCCGCGCGACCGGCGCGCGTCTCATATTCCTCGGCGACAATAAGCAGACGGGCGCGATCGAGCAGGGCAAGGCCTATTGGCTGCTCCAGCAACTCGGGCTGCCGACTAGCCAGCTCAAGGAGTCGCGGCGCCACCTGACCGACGCGACGCAGGAGGCCGCGGACATGGCGCGCAAGGGCGACTATGCCGCGTCGCTCGCCGCGCTGGATCGCGTGACCACCGGCGACACCGCGGAGAACCTCGCCAAGGCGATGGTCGCCGATTGGACCCGGCTCAAACCGGAGATACGGGGCGAAACCAATATCCTCGTCCTCGACAACGCGACCCGTCTGATCGTCAACAGCCATATCCGCGAAGTCCTGAAACGCGAGGGCACCGTCGCGGCCGAAGACCATCGGCTCGAAGTGCTGACCCCGTCCGGCCTGACCGACCAGGAAAAGCAGATGGCGCGCTTCTACAGCGCGGGCCAGGTGCTCAAGTTCACGCGCGACAATCCCAGGCTGGGGATCGCACGCGACGCCGACTATCGCGTCGTCGGGGTCGGCCGGAACAATCATGGCCGCCAGGTCGTGCGCCTGGTCGACGAGCATGGCCGCCAGATCGAATGGCGTCCGGGCCTCGGCAAGGCGGCGCATGTCAATGTGTTCCTGCCTGAGAAGCGCGACCTTGCCCAGGGCGACCGCATCCAGTGGCGGCTGGTCAACAAGGAACTCGAGGTCAAGAATGCCGAACGCGGCACCGTTCTGGCGCTCGAGGGCAATATCGCGACGATCAGATGGGACCGCGGCGAGCGCGTCCAGCAGGTCGATCTCTCGGTCCACCGGACCTGGGATCATGGGTATTCGGAAACCGTCTATTCGTCGCAGTCCAAGACCTATGACCGCGTCTATGCGCTGGCGCCTGTGGAATCCGGCCTCGTCAACGGTCAGAACTATTACACCGCCATCACTCGCGCCGCCTATGGCGTGAAGCTCTGGACCGAGAGCCAGCAACGTCTCGCGGAAAAGCTCGCCTCGCGATCGGGCGAGAAGACCTCGTCGCTCGAAGGGCTCGGCCGGATCAGGGCCGACAGCCACAAGATGCGGGGACTTCGCCACAAGGACCGGCACGACCGCTCCCGCGAGGAGAATGCCCGCGAGCGCGCCGCCCGTAATGCCGAGCGGGAGCAGCGCGAGCGGAAACGGCAGGGCCGCTCCGAACCCCGCCCGAACAGTCTTGCCGAGATCCTCGCCGGCCGCGCGCAGGAGGCTGCCTCGCTGGTCGACCGCTTCCTGCGCGGCACGATCGAACGGGACCGTCAGCACGCGCCGGCGGAGCCCGATCGCGCGGGTACGCGCGAGCCTGTCCACCAACCAGAACCCCAATCCCAACCTCAGCCGCAGCACGATCATGGCGATCGTGGCGGCGGGCATGACCGATAG
- a CDS encoding restriction endonuclease has product MMELLLMAIACAALVALLYRHYRVPIRHRWRRRQARTMCEQLRGPDRDQPAVLHYARLRAMDPLAFEELLLEAFEQRGHRVIRNRRYTGDGGVDGEVIIDGRRWLIQAKRYRDAIKPEHVREFAMLCAARRRRGMFIHTGRTGGMSRTICSSADGIEIVSGQRLLALLTGAPFEPDGLPSRDLLRRGPSDFRDRIVQ; this is encoded by the coding sequence ATGATGGAACTTTTGCTGATGGCGATCGCCTGCGCCGCCCTCGTTGCCCTGCTATACCGCCATTATCGCGTTCCGATCCGTCATCGCTGGCGACGCCGACAGGCTCGAACGATGTGCGAGCAGCTGCGCGGACCGGATCGCGATCAGCCCGCCGTCTTGCACTATGCCCGGCTGCGCGCGATGGATCCGCTGGCGTTCGAGGAATTACTGCTCGAAGCCTTCGAGCAGCGCGGGCACCGCGTCATCCGTAATCGCCGCTATACCGGGGACGGCGGCGTCGACGGGGAGGTCATCATCGATGGCCGGCGCTGGCTGATCCAGGCGAAGCGGTATCGCGATGCGATCAAGCCTGAACATGTGCGTGAGTTCGCCATGCTTTGCGCTGCGCGGCGGCGGCGCGGCATGTTCATCCACACCGGTCGCACCGGCGGGATGAGCCGCACGATCTGTTCGAGCGCCGATGGCATCGAAATCGTCTCCGGGCAGCGATTGCTTGCGCTGCTGACCGGCGCTCCGTTCGAGCCGGATGGTCTGCCGTCTCGCGATCTTCTTCGACGTGGCCCCTCCGATTTTCGTGATCGGATAGTGCAATGA
- a CDS encoding lytic transglycosylase domain-containing protein, whose amino-acid sequence MIFQASVAGRALTSIAILSVILTPAPVLAKQAAPGEVAEIARCIRVAARGRAWLEKTLWGLRTQEAGWLGAEIANTNGTHDLGPLQINSSWVPKMSRLLERPQEQIRHWLRYDPCFNVEAARWIFLSGLEATGDYWKAVGVYHSPTEARQVAYAKKVASHMRRRFGPDVFAASRGNLVR is encoded by the coding sequence ATGATTTTCCAGGCCTCGGTAGCGGGAAGGGCGCTCACCAGTATAGCGATCCTGTCCGTCATACTGACGCCGGCTCCTGTGCTGGCGAAGCAAGCTGCACCTGGTGAGGTCGCCGAAATCGCCCGTTGCATCCGCGTCGCCGCGCGGGGGCGTGCCTGGCTTGAAAAGACGCTTTGGGGCTTGCGGACACAGGAGGCTGGCTGGCTGGGCGCGGAGATCGCGAATACCAACGGCACCCACGATCTCGGGCCGCTTCAGATCAACAGTAGCTGGGTGCCGAAAATGTCCCGACTGCTCGAACGACCCCAGGAGCAGATCCGTCATTGGCTGCGCTACGATCCCTGTTTTAATGTCGAGGCGGCACGCTGGATATTCCTGTCCGGGCTGGAAGCGACCGGAGACTATTGGAAAGCGGTTGGCGTCTATCATAGCCCAACCGAGGCGAGGCAGGTCGCCTATGCGAAGAAGGTCGCAAGCCACATGCGTCGGCGGTTTGGCCCGGACGTGTTTGCGGCAAGCCGCGGGAACCTGGTGAGGTAG
- the ppsA gene encoding phosphoenolpyruvate synthase: MSKPMILWFEDIGIADVQAVGGKNASLGEMTAALAQKGVKVPSGFATTADAYRAFIHDNELAPRITEHLSAFHSGGCTLQEAGQAIRSLFLEAEMPSHIAEEIVSAYAELGRRTGTERPAVAVRSSATAEDLPDASFAGQQETFLNVRGRAALLAACRRCFASLFTDRAISYRDAKGFDHLEVALSIGIQQMVRSDLCGSGVMFSIDTETGFPNAIVISAAWGLGETVVQGSVNPDRYVVFKPLLAQPGTEPIIDKELGGKAFRMVYGEGGSHRTRIVETTEQERQSFVLDNSDIVQLARWAVAIEDHYQRPMDMEWAKDGETGELYIVQARPETVQAQASTSTFRHYRLKEKGDPLLTGAAVGTAIAAGKACVIRTAADIAQFRDGSILITETTDPDWVPVMKRAAGIVTNHGGTTSHAAIVSRELGVPAIVGTGNATEIIAENSEITISCADGDVGTIYASILDFSVTDVDIGSLPATRTDIMVNIANPAAAFQWWRLPARGVGLARMEFIINAHIKVHPMALVHPDRVSAEAQRQIRDLTKGYSDPSEFFVDVLARGIAKLASPYYPHPAIVRLSDFKTNEYAHLVGGDAFEPDEENPMLGFRGASRYYDERYREGFALECRALKRVREELGFSNVIVMVPFCRTPAEADRVLEAMAENGLRRGENGLQIYMMCEIPSNVILAEQFATRFDGFSIGSNDLTQLVLGVDRDSGILANLFDERDEAVTRMISEAIRKAHAAGIKIGICGQGPSNHPDFAAFLISEGIDSMSLNPDSFVRTIKAVAEAEGQSG, encoded by the coding sequence ATGTCCAAGCCGATGATTTTGTGGTTCGAAGACATCGGTATCGCTGATGTGCAGGCCGTAGGCGGCAAGAACGCGTCTTTAGGCGAGATGACCGCGGCCCTCGCTCAGAAGGGCGTGAAGGTGCCCTCTGGCTTTGCCACCACTGCGGACGCTTACAGGGCGTTCATTCACGACAATGAGCTTGCACCCCGCATTACGGAACATCTCTCCGCCTTCCACTCCGGCGGATGCACCCTTCAGGAAGCGGGGCAGGCTATAAGGAGTCTGTTTCTGGAAGCGGAAATGCCCTCCCATATCGCCGAGGAGATTGTGTCCGCTTATGCGGAACTTGGCCGGCGTACCGGCACAGAGCGTCCCGCCGTTGCCGTGCGCAGCAGCGCGACCGCCGAAGATCTGCCGGATGCGAGCTTCGCGGGCCAGCAGGAAACCTTCCTCAATGTCCGGGGCCGGGCCGCACTTCTGGCGGCCTGTCGTCGATGCTTCGCCTCGCTGTTCACCGATCGCGCGATCAGTTACCGCGATGCGAAAGGCTTCGATCATCTCGAGGTTGCGCTGTCGATCGGCATTCAGCAGATGGTCCGCTCGGACCTGTGCGGATCGGGCGTCATGTTCTCGATCGATACCGAAACTGGCTTTCCAAATGCTATCGTCATCAGCGCCGCCTGGGGGCTGGGCGAGACCGTCGTCCAGGGGAGCGTAAACCCGGACAGATATGTCGTATTCAAACCGCTTCTCGCGCAGCCGGGGACCGAACCGATCATCGACAAGGAGTTGGGCGGTAAGGCGTTCCGCATGGTCTATGGGGAAGGCGGAAGCCACCGTACGAGGATCGTCGAGACAACCGAGCAGGAGCGTCAGAGCTTCGTTCTCGATAACAGCGATATCGTCCAGCTCGCGCGGTGGGCCGTGGCAATCGAGGACCATTACCAGCGTCCCATGGACATGGAATGGGCGAAGGACGGCGAGACTGGTGAACTCTACATCGTCCAGGCGCGTCCCGAAACGGTTCAGGCCCAGGCCAGCACTTCGACATTCCGGCATTACCGCCTCAAGGAGAAAGGCGACCCGCTATTGACGGGCGCGGCGGTGGGAACAGCCATCGCTGCTGGCAAGGCTTGTGTCATCCGGACCGCCGCCGACATCGCCCAGTTCCGGGACGGGTCTATTCTCATCACTGAGACGACTGACCCCGATTGGGTTCCGGTCATGAAACGCGCGGCGGGGATCGTGACCAATCATGGCGGCACCACCAGCCACGCTGCCATCGTCAGCCGCGAACTCGGTGTTCCCGCAATCGTCGGCACCGGAAACGCGACCGAGATCATTGCCGAGAACAGCGAGATCACGATCAGCTGCGCTGACGGTGACGTCGGAACAATCTACGCCAGCATACTCGATTTTTCCGTGACGGACGTGGATATCGGCTCCCTGCCGGCCACCCGGACGGACATCATGGTCAATATCGCGAACCCGGCGGCGGCATTCCAGTGGTGGCGGCTTCCTGCCCGAGGGGTCGGCCTTGCGCGCATGGAGTTCATCATCAACGCGCATATCAAGGTGCATCCGATGGCACTGGTTCACCCGGATCGCGTGAGCGCTGAAGCTCAACGGCAAATACGCGATCTGACCAAGGGGTATTCCGACCCATCGGAGTTTTTTGTCGATGTCCTCGCGCGCGGCATCGCGAAGCTTGCAAGTCCCTATTACCCGCACCCCGCCATCGTGCGCCTGAGCGATTTCAAAACGAACGAATATGCGCACCTTGTGGGCGGCGACGCCTTCGAGCCGGATGAGGAGAATCCGATGCTCGGCTTCCGCGGCGCCTCGCGCTATTACGATGAACGGTATCGCGAAGGCTTCGCTCTCGAATGCCGCGCGCTCAAGCGGGTCCGGGAGGAACTGGGCTTCTCGAACGTCATCGTCATGGTCCCCTTCTGCCGCACGCCGGCCGAGGCGGATCGCGTGCTCGAAGCGATGGCCGAGAACGGTTTGCGCCGCGGGGAGAATGGGCTGCAAATCTACATGATGTGCGAGATACCCTCGAACGTCATTCTCGCCGAGCAGTTCGCTACGCGCTTCGACGGATTTTCCATCGGCTCCAACGACCTCACCCAGCTTGTGTTGGGTGTCGACCGCGATTCCGGGATTCTGGCCAATCTCTTCGATGAAAGAGACGAAGCCGTCACCCGCATGATCTCGGAAGCCATTCGCAAGGCGCACGCGGCGGGCATCAAGATCGGCATATGCGGCCAGGGGCCGAGCAACCATCCGGACTTTGCGGCGTTCCTGATTTCGGAGGGTATCGATTCCATGTCGCTCAATCCCGACAGCTTCGTGCGAACGATCAAGGCCGTCGCGGAGGCGGAGGGACAATCGGGCTGA
- the istA gene encoding IS21 family transposase → MKRVELYQKVRRAVLIDGMSRRAAARYFGINRKTVDKMLCFPEPAAHGRSGQTYSRKLSGFTDIIDQILVDDRKVHIKQRHTAARIFERLRDEHGFTGGITIVRDYVAGAKLRSREVFIPLSHKPGHAQVDFGEADGIIDGKLVRFHYFCMDLPHSDAPFVKAYPAEVAEAFCEGHVAAFAFFGGIPQSILYDNTKLAVAQILGDGKRERSRMFSTLQSHYLFEDKFGRPGKGNDKGKVEGLVGYSRRHFMVPRPEAPSFDALNARFVEQCMERRQAILRGHERSIGDRLVADLAAFMPLPAVPFDPCHMVTGRASSMSLVRYRTNDYSVPTAYAHQEVVIKGYVDRVAIICGGELIAVHPRSYEREDFIANPLHYLALLEQKPRALDQAAPLDGWVLAEPMHRIRRLMEARSGKEGRREFIQVLRLCERFEQSLVEWAVARALEMGAISFDAIKMIALARLEQRVPRLDLQFYPHLPRANVGRTDPRTYMGLLSQAGTPATGVAA, encoded by the coding sequence ATGAAGAGAGTGGAGCTTTATCAGAAGGTCCGCCGCGCCGTGCTGATTGACGGGATGAGCCGTCGCGCTGCCGCCCGGTATTTTGGGATCAATCGCAAGACCGTCGACAAGATGCTGTGCTTTCCAGAGCCAGCAGCGCACGGCCGGAGCGGGCAAACCTACAGCCGCAAGCTGTCCGGATTTACCGACATCATTGACCAAATCCTGGTGGATGACCGCAAGGTTCACATCAAACAGCGACACACTGCCGCGCGTATTTTCGAGCGTCTGCGCGATGAACATGGCTTCACCGGCGGCATCACCATTGTTCGCGACTATGTGGCGGGCGCCAAGTTGCGCAGCCGCGAGGTGTTCATACCATTGAGCCACAAGCCGGGGCATGCGCAGGTGGATTTTGGTGAGGCGGACGGGATCATCGACGGCAAGTTGGTGCGGTTCCACTATTTCTGCATGGACCTGCCGCACAGCGATGCGCCGTTCGTTAAAGCCTATCCTGCCGAGGTGGCTGAGGCATTTTGCGAAGGGCACGTGGCGGCCTTTGCCTTCTTCGGCGGCATCCCGCAGTCGATCCTGTATGACAACACCAAGCTGGCAGTGGCGCAGATCCTGGGCGACGGGAAGCGCGAGCGCAGCCGGATGTTCTCGACCCTCCAGAGCCATTACCTGTTCGAAGACAAATTCGGGCGCCCCGGCAAGGGTAACGACAAGGGCAAGGTCGAGGGGCTGGTCGGTTATTCCCGGCGCCACTTCATGGTGCCGAGGCCAGAGGCGCCCAGCTTTGATGCGCTGAACGCGCGCTTTGTCGAACAATGCATGGAGCGACGACAGGCCATCTTGCGCGGGCATGAGCGCAGCATCGGTGACAGGCTGGTGGCTGATCTGGCGGCCTTTATGCCGCTACCGGCGGTGCCGTTCGATCCCTGCCATATGGTGACGGGGCGGGCCTCGTCGATGTCGCTGGTGCGCTATCGTACCAATGATTATTCGGTGCCGACGGCCTATGCCCACCAGGAGGTCGTAATCAAAGGCTATGTCGATCGGGTTGCGATCATCTGTGGCGGGGAGCTGATCGCAGTGCATCCGCGCAGCTATGAGCGGGAGGACTTCATTGCCAACCCGCTGCACTATCTGGCGCTGTTAGAACAGAAACCCCGCGCGCTTGATCAGGCAGCGCCGCTCGATGGCTGGGTGCTGGCTGAACCGATGCATCGCATCCGACGACTGATGGAGGCGCGCAGCGGCAAAGAGGGACGGCGCGAGTTCATCCAGGTGCTGCGGCTATGCGAACGCTTCGAGCAGTCCCTGGTGGAATGGGCAGTGGCCCGCGCGCTGGAGATGGGGGCAATCAGCTTCGATGCGATCAAGATGATCGCGCTGGCCCGCCTCGAACAGCGTGTGCCGCGCCTCGATCTGCAATTTTACCCGCATTTGCCGCGCGCGAATGTCGGGCGTACCGATCCGCGCACCTACATGGGCCTGCTCTCGCAGGCAGGCACTCCAGCGACGGGAGTGGCAGCATGA
- the istB gene encoding IS21-like element helper ATPase IstB has translation MSDPMMPLPAIEAEPTSVPPAVLLANHLKALKLPTFVREYEKVAFEAAQDRADYPRYLLRLCELERIDRERRMVERRIRMARFPHTKSFDTFDFAAQPSLNKALVLELARGEWIERRRNVIALGPSGTGKTHTALALGLAACQKGHSVAFTTAAALVHDLMEARDERRLRSLQKHLASVKLLILDELGYVPFTAVGGELLFEVLSQRYERGSTLITSNLPFDEWTSVFGSERLTGALLDRLTHHVHILEMNGDSFRLASSRKRQKDKGEDK, from the coding sequence ATGAGTGATCCCATGATGCCGCTGCCAGCCATCGAGGCCGAACCCACCAGCGTGCCGCCCGCTGTACTACTGGCCAACCATCTCAAAGCGCTCAAGCTGCCCACCTTTGTGCGCGAGTATGAGAAGGTCGCCTTCGAGGCCGCGCAGGATCGGGCCGATTACCCCCGCTATCTGCTGCGCCTGTGCGAACTTGAACGGATTGATCGCGAGCGCCGGATGGTGGAGCGCCGTATCCGCATGGCTCGCTTCCCGCACACCAAGAGCTTTGACACCTTCGACTTTGCAGCCCAGCCATCACTGAACAAGGCCTTGGTTCTGGAACTGGCGCGCGGTGAATGGATCGAGCGGCGGCGTAATGTCATTGCGCTGGGCCCCAGCGGCACCGGTAAGACCCACACCGCCCTCGCGCTAGGACTGGCTGCGTGCCAGAAAGGGCACAGCGTGGCCTTCACAACGGCCGCGGCGTTGGTCCATGACCTGATGGAGGCTCGCGACGAGCGTCGCTTGCGCAGCCTGCAAAAGCATCTGGCATCTGTAAAGCTGCTGATCCTCGACGAGTTGGGATATGTACCATTCACCGCCGTGGGCGGCGAGTTGCTGTTCGAGGTACTCAGCCAGCGCTATGAACGCGGCAGCACGCTGATCACCAGCAATCTGCCCTTCGATGAATGGACATCGGTGTTCGGCTCCGAACGCCTGACCGGCGCCCTGCTCGACCGGCTGACACACCACGTCCACATTCTCGAGATGAATGGTGACAGCTTCCGTCTCGCCAGCAGCCGCAAGCGCCAGAAGGACAAGGGGGAGGATAAATGA
- a CDS encoding universal stress protein, which yields MSAVSAFPSFSQPRMSAKTSGVVACIDCTDRNAWIYPHALALASTLDVPVTLLQVLDRDASPDARPDPIECNLRRREAMRVLDRCAATIEPSSSQTTIELAEGPAAEEICRYVRECDEGMVVLGRRGRKEAGRDGVGGTVHKVLSQAPGPVLLVPVEAPVPGSAYRRIVVPLDGSRWAESVLPLAVRLAKAADAELLLVHVVPTPEMIQARPLETEDETLRENLIERNEQAARSYLDRTRSNLSAMGLRARAIVIRGGDVRDTLCALIDREAADLAVMSARGHGHQHVRDVPYGTVASYLMAHCSVPMLVLPSASRKAQMTSPAASQSVRLPTAIQV from the coding sequence ATGTCTGCCGTATCTGCCTTTCCATCCTTCTCCCAGCCCCGAATGTCCGCGAAGACATCCGGCGTCGTCGCGTGCATCGATTGCACCGATCGCAACGCGTGGATCTATCCACACGCTCTTGCTCTGGCTTCAACGCTCGACGTTCCGGTAACGCTGCTTCAGGTCTTGGACAGAGACGCGTCGCCCGACGCACGGCCTGACCCCATCGAGTGCAATCTTCGTCGCCGCGAGGCCATGCGGGTGCTCGATCGTTGTGCTGCGACGATCGAACCGTCCTCATCTCAAACGACCATTGAGCTCGCAGAAGGACCGGCGGCGGAGGAAATCTGCCGGTACGTGCGGGAGTGTGACGAAGGGATGGTCGTGCTGGGCAGGCGCGGACGAAAGGAAGCCGGCCGCGACGGCGTCGGGGGCACAGTCCACAAGGTGCTGTCCCAGGCACCAGGCCCTGTCCTGCTTGTTCCGGTGGAAGCGCCCGTCCCGGGTTCGGCCTATCGACGGATCGTGGTGCCGCTCGATGGCTCGCGCTGGGCCGAAAGCGTGCTGCCCCTTGCGGTGCGCCTCGCGAAGGCAGCCGACGCTGAGCTGCTGCTCGTTCATGTCGTCCCCACGCCCGAAATGATCCAGGCGCGACCCCTGGAAACCGAAGACGAGACGCTGCGCGAAAACCTGATCGAACGCAACGAGCAGGCCGCGCGCAGCTATCTGGATCGGACCAGGTCCAATCTTTCGGCGATGGGCCTTCGCGCTCGCGCGATTGTCATCCGTGGCGGCGACGTTCGCGACACGCTTTGCGCGTTGATCGATCGCGAAGCGGCTGATCTCGCGGTGATGTCCGCACGCGGGCACGGGCATCAGCATGTCAGGGACGTCCCGTACGGAACGGTTGCCTCCTATCTGATGGCCCATTGCAGTGTCCCGATGCTCGTCCTGCCTTCGGCGAGTCGCAAGGCGCAAATGACTTCGCCTGCCGCCAGCCAGAGCGTGAGATTGCCAACGGCCATTCAGGTCTGA